Proteins encoded together in one Pseudomonas sp. Seg1 window:
- a CDS encoding carbohydrate porin, protein MFRFTHTGWLNGVLLGLTCSAALPAFASDDSNLLTRNTLTGDWGGLRHQMDEDGVKFTGDYSGETAYNADGGLHRSARYSQNIKLGVQFDLSKLYGVDNAGKVQLSINDRRGNSASEDLVGNRLPIQENYGGLYTRLTELSYERSLFTPALNVKLGYMAMGNDLGGLDSGILCNFMNAGFCGHPLNMSGGSGWTNYPNARLGVRVKYDLSPEWQLRVAAFNVDPDSNGNSSRAWHLGPKHTTGTVVPIELVYKHAGQLPGEYKVGYYYDSSDVKRIGSDKEVSGRGGHYLLIDQAVWRSETSEGRSLHAFGQYSAASEAASPFSKWYGTGVVLYKPFEGRPRDTVALGYGRAVPNPRSRDVQQDAALNNGTAFPNLDSAEQLIELGYGYQATPWLTLRPNLQYIIEPGAFSGQNIDNALVVGLQVKAAL, encoded by the coding sequence ATGTTTCGTTTTACTCATACCGGCTGGCTCAACGGCGTGCTGTTGGGCCTGACCTGCAGCGCCGCCCTGCCCGCCTTCGCCTCCGATGATTCGAACCTTTTGACCCGCAATACCCTGACCGGCGACTGGGGCGGTTTGCGCCACCAGATGGACGAGGACGGCGTCAAGTTCACCGGCGACTACAGTGGCGAGACGGCCTATAACGCCGACGGCGGTCTGCACCGTTCGGCCCGTTACTCGCAGAACATCAAGCTCGGCGTGCAATTCGACCTGAGCAAACTGTACGGCGTCGACAATGCCGGCAAGGTCCAACTGAGCATCAATGACCGCCGCGGCAACAGCGCTTCCGAAGATCTGGTCGGCAACCGTCTGCCGATCCAGGAAAACTACGGTGGGCTCTATACGCGCCTGACCGAACTGAGCTACGAGCGCAGCCTGTTTACTCCGGCACTGAACGTGAAGCTGGGTTACATGGCCATGGGCAATGACCTCGGTGGCCTCGACAGCGGCATCCTCTGCAACTTCATGAACGCTGGTTTCTGCGGGCATCCGCTGAACATGTCCGGCGGCAGCGGCTGGACCAACTACCCCAACGCCCGCCTCGGCGTGCGGGTGAAATACGATCTGTCGCCTGAATGGCAACTGCGTGTGGCCGCGTTCAATGTCGATCCCGATAGCAACGGCAATTCCAGCCGCGCCTGGCACCTTGGGCCGAAACACACCACAGGCACCGTGGTGCCGATCGAACTGGTGTACAAGCACGCGGGTCAATTGCCGGGTGAATACAAGGTCGGCTACTACTACGACAGCTCTGATGTGAAGCGCATTGGCAGCGATAAGGAAGTGTCCGGTCGTGGTGGTCATTATTTGCTGATCGATCAGGCGGTGTGGCGTTCCGAGACGTCCGAGGGCCGCAGTCTGCATGCCTTCGGTCAATACTCGGCGGCCAGTGAAGCCGCTTCGCCGTTCAGCAAGTGGTACGGCACCGGCGTCGTTCTGTACAAACCATTTGAAGGCCGCCCGCGTGACACCGTCGCTCTGGGCTACGGCCGTGCGGTGCCCAATCCGCGCAGTCGTGATGTGCAGCAAGATGCCGCGCTGAACAACGGCACGGCGTTCCCGAATCTGGACAGCGCCGAACAATTGATCGAACTCGGCTACGGGTATCAGGCAACGCCCTGGCTGACCCTGCGCCCGAATCTGCAGTACATCATCGAGCCGGGGGCGTTTTCCGGGCAGAACATCGACAATGCGTTGGTGGTGGGTTTACAGGTGAAAGCAGCCCTCTGA
- the solA gene encoding N-methyl-L-tryptophan oxidase: MSERCEVVVLGLGAMGAATVYQLAKAGVNVVGIDRHHPPHNLGSSHGDTRITRLSVGEGAQYVPIVRNSHRIWRELEALTGESLFEQSGLLVLTSSPEFDPDDKTDFTLRTIGLAQTYGIEHEVLSAAQIRQRFAQFANVHDTAIGYFEPGGGFVRPERCIDVQLRLAEQHGAILHKGETVTDISSDEQGVTVTTDRRTLSANKLVISAGNWSGELLGKPFENLLSVYRQKLFWFELEENAELVGHSPTFILTHGRGDDKVNYGFPALPGEGSLKIATAQYHTATLPQDIDRTVSAAEEQAMYEHQVRGRIAGVTSTVLKSAVCAYTVTPDRHFIIDEHPSLQHTLFVSACSGHGFKHSAALGEAFAQWCMRGSTDLDLSSFSLKRFEGKLS, encoded by the coding sequence ATGTCCGAGCGCTGCGAGGTAGTCGTTCTGGGGCTGGGTGCCATGGGCGCCGCGACGGTGTATCAGTTGGCGAAAGCAGGCGTGAATGTTGTCGGCATCGACCGCCATCATCCTCCGCACAACCTTGGATCGAGCCATGGCGATACGCGTATCACTCGATTGTCGGTGGGTGAGGGCGCGCAATATGTGCCGATCGTGCGCAACTCCCATCGCATCTGGCGCGAACTGGAGGCGCTGACGGGCGAGTCGCTGTTCGAACAGTCCGGGCTGTTGGTGCTGACGTCGAGCCCCGAGTTCGATCCCGATGACAAAACCGACTTCACCTTGCGCACCATCGGTCTGGCGCAGACCTATGGCATTGAGCACGAAGTCCTGAGCGCCGCGCAGATTCGCCAGCGTTTTGCGCAATTCGCCAACGTGCACGACACGGCCATCGGCTACTTCGAGCCGGGCGGCGGTTTCGTCCGCCCGGAACGCTGCATCGACGTACAGCTCAGACTCGCCGAGCAGCATGGGGCGATTCTGCACAAAGGTGAAACGGTCACCGATATCAGCTCTGACGAGCAGGGCGTCACCGTCACGACAGACCGTCGCACGCTGTCTGCCAACAAACTGGTGATCAGCGCGGGCAACTGGAGTGGCGAGCTACTCGGCAAACCGTTCGAAAACCTGCTCAGCGTCTACCGGCAGAAATTGTTCTGGTTCGAGCTGGAAGAAAACGCCGAACTGGTCGGCCATTCTCCGACCTTTATCCTCACCCACGGTCGCGGCGACGATAAAGTCAATTACGGCTTTCCCGCGTTGCCCGGCGAAGGCAGTCTGAAAATCGCCACGGCGCAATACCACACCGCGACGTTGCCGCAAGACATCGACCGCACCGTCTCGGCGGCCGAAGAGCAGGCGATGTACGAGCATCAGGTGCGCGGCCGAATCGCTGGCGTGACTTCGACGGTGCTCAAGTCTGCGGTCTGCGCCTACACAGTGACGCCGGACCGCCATTTCATCATCGACGAACATCCGTCCCTGCAGCACACCTTGTTCGTGTCAGCCTGTTCCGGCCACGGTTTCAAGCACTCCGCCGCACTCGGTGAGGCATTTGCGCAGTGGTGCATGCGTGGCTCGACCGACCTGGATCTGTCCTCTTTCTCCCTGAAACGCTTCGAAGGAAAACTATCGTGA
- a CDS encoding ASCH domain-containing protein, translating to MERTIKTLSIVRPSGGRIASGEKTLEIRRWHPDLDPCEDLLIVENGRFLHTEGDEDADGIAVAIVRVKAVRPFVLADMQAACANYFEEGWLAWELSHVRPITHPVNIRAARGIYEVDFVFTDNG from the coding sequence TTGGAGAGAACCATCAAGACGTTATCGATTGTGCGGCCCAGTGGCGGTCGTATCGCTTCAGGGGAGAAAACCCTCGAAATTCGCCGGTGGCATCCAGACCTGGATCCTTGCGAAGATCTTCTGATTGTTGAAAACGGACGCTTTCTGCACACCGAGGGTGACGAGGATGCCGACGGCATTGCTGTCGCTATCGTGCGGGTGAAGGCTGTTCGCCCGTTTGTCCTCGCGGACATGCAAGCGGCCTGTGCGAATTACTTTGAGGAGGGTTGGCTCGCATGGGAATTGAGTCATGTCAGGCCGATCACGCACCCTGTGAACATCCGGGCGGCGCGGGGTATTTACGAAGTGGACTTCGTGTTTACCGATAACGGTTGA
- a CDS encoding ABC transporter ATP-binding protein: MLRVFERRLDPFPPDEVPPPPNGLARFLWACTRGARGYILVLALLSAAVSIYEAWLFSFLGQVVDLLSTWQAGGEAAAQESRVLWGMGIVMVTSVGLVALRTMVQHQILAINLPLRLRWDFHRLMLRQSLSFFSDEFSGRVTTKVMQTALAVRDVLFTLIEILPGIGVYFIAIIALAGGFALKLMLPFIGWAVLFALAMWYFVPRLGKVGQEQANARSMMTGRISDAYTNITTVKLFSHSNREAHFARAAMEDFKLTGFRQMRLVSLFEIVNQALVVGLIMSAGGYALWLWHQGDVGAGAVAAITAMALRINGMSNWIMWQMTSLFESIGTVQDGMATLTQGAKVQDAPDAGVLVTSGGAVTFDKVRFNYNGERQVLDGLSLSIRPGEKIGLVGRSGAGKSTLINLLLRFYDIDSGEIRIDGQNIAHVTQDSLRSAIGMVTQDTSLLHRSIRDNIAYGRPDATDAQVRSAAASAQADEFISQLSDRQGHSGYDTLVGERGIKLSGGQRQRVAIARVMLKNAPILLLDEATSALDSEVEVAIQESLDDMMQGKTVIAIAHRLSTIAAMDRLIVMDEGRIIEQGTHSELLAKNGVYARLWQHQSGGFLGEDKGVMEAVVQA, encoded by the coding sequence ATGCTTCGTGTGTTTGAACGAAGACTCGACCCTTTTCCTCCTGACGAGGTGCCACCACCACCCAACGGTTTGGCACGTTTTCTCTGGGCCTGTACGCGGGGCGCTCGCGGTTACATTCTGGTGCTGGCGCTGCTGAGTGCCGCTGTGTCGATCTACGAGGCCTGGCTGTTTTCCTTCCTCGGGCAGGTCGTCGATCTACTGTCGACTTGGCAGGCGGGCGGTGAAGCGGCGGCGCAGGAGAGTCGGGTGTTGTGGGGCATGGGCATTGTCATGGTTACCAGTGTCGGGCTGGTGGCTTTGCGTACGATGGTGCAGCACCAGATCTTGGCGATCAACCTGCCGCTGCGGCTGCGCTGGGACTTCCATCGGCTGATGTTGCGGCAAAGCCTTTCGTTTTTTTCCGATGAGTTTTCCGGCCGCGTCACAACCAAGGTGATGCAGACGGCGCTCGCGGTGCGCGACGTGCTCTTCACTCTTATCGAGATCCTCCCCGGGATTGGCGTGTATTTCATCGCGATCATCGCGTTGGCCGGCGGCTTCGCCTTGAAACTGATGTTGCCGTTCATTGGCTGGGCCGTGTTGTTCGCGTTGGCCATGTGGTACTTCGTGCCGCGCCTGGGGAAAGTCGGTCAGGAGCAGGCGAATGCGCGGTCGATGATGACCGGGCGTATCTCCGACGCCTACACCAACATCACCACGGTAAAGCTGTTCTCCCATTCCAACCGTGAAGCGCACTTTGCCCGTGCGGCGATGGAAGATTTCAAACTCACCGGTTTTCGCCAGATGCGTCTGGTCAGTCTGTTCGAAATCGTCAATCAGGCTCTAGTGGTGGGTTTGATCATGTCGGCGGGCGGTTATGCCTTGTGGTTGTGGCATCAGGGCGACGTTGGCGCCGGTGCAGTGGCGGCAATCACCGCCATGGCGTTGCGGATCAATGGCATGTCGAACTGGATCATGTGGCAAATGACTTCGTTGTTCGAAAGCATCGGCACGGTGCAGGACGGCATGGCGACACTGACCCAGGGCGCCAAGGTCCAGGACGCGCCGGATGCCGGCGTGCTGGTGACCTCCGGCGGCGCGGTGACTTTCGACAAGGTGCGTTTCAACTACAACGGCGAGCGTCAGGTGCTCGATGGCCTGAGCCTGAGTATTCGTCCGGGCGAAAAAATCGGTCTGGTCGGTCGCTCTGGCGCCGGTAAATCCACGCTGATCAACTTGCTGTTGCGCTTCTATGACATCGACAGCGGCGAGATTCGAATCGACGGCCAAAACATTGCCCACGTAACGCAAGATAGCTTGCGAAGTGCGATCGGTATGGTCACGCAAGACACTTCGTTGCTGCACCGTTCCATTCGCGACAACATCGCCTACGGCCGTCCCGATGCCACCGACGCGCAAGTGCGCAGCGCCGCGGCCAGCGCGCAGGCCGATGAGTTCATCAGCCAACTCAGCGACCGCCAGGGGCATAGCGGTTACGACACGCTGGTGGGTGAGCGCGGCATCAAGTTGTCGGGCGGTCAGCGTCAACGCGTGGCGATTGCTCGGGTAATGCTCAAGAACGCGCCGATCCTGCTGCTGGACGAAGCCACCAGCGCCCTGGACTCGGAAGTCGAAGTGGCGATTCAGGAAAGCCTCGATGACATGATGCAGGGCAAAACCGTGATCGCCATTGCCCATCGGTTGTCGACGATCGCGGCCATGGACCGACTGATCGTCATGGACGAAGGCCGCATTATTGAACAGGGCACTCACAGCGAATTGCTTGCGAAGAACGGCGTTTATGCGCGGTTGTGGCAGCATCAGAGCGGCGGGTTTCTGGGTGAGGACAAGGGCGTGATGGAGGCTGTGGTTCAAGCCTGA
- a CDS encoding aminotransferase class V-fold PLP-dependent enzyme — protein sequence MSKLYPSIDPEGLIEYSVVYTDRSLNHMSQSFQDVMKNISRTLKQVYNAEAVAVVPGSGTFGMEAVARQFATDQQCLVIRNGWFSYRWSQILETGKIPAATTVLKARPIEAGRQAAYAPPPLDEVLAAIAAQKPQIVFAPHVETSSGIILPDDYMRAVGDAVHAVGGLFVLDCIASGALWVDMHKCAVDLLISAPQKGWSASPCCALVMFSALALERIEQTQSSSFACDLKKWLQIMQAYEQGGHAYHATMPSDSLARFNEVMKETQAYGFDKVRDEQQALGDQVRAMLTGKGIKSVAAPGFQAPGVVVSYTDDADIKNGKKFASHGLQIAAGVPLQCDEPADFQTFRIGLFGLEKLHNIERTVSTLEQALDEVMVG from the coding sequence ATGTCAAAGCTCTATCCCAGTATCGATCCCGAGGGGCTGATCGAGTACTCGGTGGTCTACACCGACCGCTCGCTCAACCACATGTCGCAGTCGTTTCAGGACGTGATGAAGAACATTTCCAGGACCCTGAAACAGGTCTATAACGCCGAGGCTGTAGCGGTGGTTCCGGGCAGTGGCACATTCGGCATGGAAGCGGTGGCGCGACAGTTTGCCACCGACCAGCAATGCCTGGTGATTCGCAACGGCTGGTTCAGTTATCGCTGGAGCCAGATCCTTGAAACGGGCAAGATCCCGGCGGCCACCACGGTGCTGAAAGCCCGACCGATTGAAGCAGGTCGTCAGGCTGCCTACGCCCCGCCTCCTCTGGACGAAGTGCTGGCAGCCATCGCGGCGCAGAAGCCGCAGATTGTCTTCGCTCCCCACGTTGAAACCTCCTCAGGGATTATCCTGCCCGACGATTACATGCGAGCCGTCGGCGATGCCGTGCATGCGGTCGGTGGTCTGTTCGTGCTGGACTGCATCGCCTCAGGCGCGCTGTGGGTGGATATGCACAAATGCGCGGTCGACCTGCTGATCAGCGCACCGCAAAAAGGCTGGAGCGCCTCACCTTGCTGCGCCTTGGTGATGTTCAGTGCCTTGGCCCTCGAACGCATCGAGCAAACGCAAAGCAGCAGCTTCGCCTGCGACCTGAAAAAGTGGCTGCAGATCATGCAGGCCTACGAACAGGGCGGACATGCCTACCATGCGACCATGCCCAGCGATTCCCTCGCACGTTTCAACGAAGTGATGAAAGAGACGCAAGCCTACGGCTTCGACAAGGTCCGCGACGAACAGCAGGCGCTGGGCGATCAGGTGCGCGCGATGTTGACCGGCAAAGGCATCAAAAGCGTGGCCGCCCCGGGCTTTCAGGCGCCTGGCGTGGTGGTGAGCTACACCGATGACGCCGACATCAAGAACGGCAAGAAATTTGCCAGCCACGGCCTGCAGATCGCCGCCGGAGTACCGTTGCAATGCGACGAACCGGCCGATTTCCAGACTTTTCGCATCGGTCTGTTCGGACTGGAAAAGCTGCACAATATCGAGCGCACGGTGAGTACGCTTGAGCAGGCGCTGGACGAGGTGATGGTTGGCTGA
- a CDS encoding sensor domain-containing diguanylate cyclase, with product MKRDSHLVVLLLLVIGCSLASLTVWKVLASRERALAEVDVHGLNLTQALATYSEGIVRQSSLLLLGLVERLETEGSGPAQIQRLRALVDRQEPLMPQLSGITIYDNQGRWLMSSNRPIPAGANSSDRVYFIHHRDDPSRETFIGPPIQSRSNQEWVITVSRRFNGPGGEFAGVVAVTLGIENFLRLFGKIDVGQEGAIGLSYTDGTLLVRYPFREQDMGRNFSNSPIYAKYLVDRSVGTASFTSSLDGVERLYAFRKSDRLPLITTVALGKREALAAWRTEALLSAVVVTGLLGLTGLIGWFLILDIRRRTEAEDQLRGAQQQLLSSNRQLELLAMRDALTGLANRRCFDESLAIEARRAQRNGTTLALLMIDIDYFKRFNDSLGHVAGDACLQTVGKIFEGCVRRPSDLVARYGGEEIGIIMPDTDADGAAVVAQLILDRLQQENIAHNTSPLGRLSVSIGIATASGTRLDNLQGLIEVADQALYNAKALGRNQFVRGGM from the coding sequence GTGAAGCGTGATTCCCACCTGGTTGTGCTTTTGCTGCTGGTCATCGGTTGTTCCCTGGCGTCTTTGACGGTCTGGAAGGTATTGGCCTCTCGAGAGCGAGCACTGGCGGAGGTGGACGTCCATGGTTTGAACCTTACCCAGGCCCTGGCGACTTACTCCGAAGGCATTGTCCGTCAGAGCTCGCTGCTTTTGCTCGGGCTCGTCGAGCGTCTGGAAACTGAAGGCAGCGGTCCTGCACAGATTCAGCGGCTGCGTGCTTTGGTCGACCGCCAGGAGCCGCTGATGCCACAGCTCAGTGGTATCACCATCTACGATAATCAGGGGCGTTGGTTGATGTCCTCCAACCGGCCTATTCCAGCAGGTGCGAACAGCAGTGATCGGGTGTATTTCATTCATCACCGCGACGATCCTTCCCGCGAGACCTTTATCGGTCCGCCCATCCAGAGCCGTTCCAACCAGGAATGGGTGATCACCGTCAGCCGGCGTTTCAATGGTCCTGGCGGCGAGTTCGCCGGCGTGGTGGCGGTTACCCTGGGGATCGAAAACTTCCTGCGATTGTTCGGGAAGATCGACGTGGGGCAGGAGGGGGCTATCGGTCTGTCCTATACCGACGGAACGTTGCTCGTTCGCTATCCATTCCGTGAGCAAGACATGGGGCGCAATTTTTCCAATTCGCCCATCTATGCCAAGTATCTCGTCGATCGATCTGTCGGCACCGCCTCATTTACCTCCAGTCTGGACGGCGTGGAGCGCCTCTATGCCTTCCGCAAAAGTGACCGGCTGCCGCTGATAACGACTGTTGCTCTGGGCAAACGCGAAGCCCTCGCCGCGTGGCGAACGGAGGCATTGCTCTCGGCGGTGGTGGTAACGGGTTTGCTGGGGCTGACAGGGCTCATCGGCTGGTTTCTGATTCTGGATATCCGTCGGCGTACCGAGGCAGAAGATCAGTTGCGCGGGGCTCAGCAGCAGTTGCTTTCATCGAACCGGCAACTTGAGTTGCTGGCAATGAGGGATGCCCTGACCGGTCTGGCCAATCGGCGTTGCTTTGATGAAAGCCTTGCCATTGAGGCGCGGCGAGCACAGCGTAACGGCACGACGCTGGCATTGCTGATGATTGATATCGACTACTTCAAGCGCTTTAACGATTCCCTCGGGCATGTGGCGGGAGACGCGTGTTTGCAGACGGTGGGCAAAATCTTCGAGGGCTGCGTAAGGCGACCGTCGGATCTGGTGGCACGTTATGGCGGAGAGGAGATCGGCATCATCATGCCTGACACCGACGCTGACGGGGCCGCAGTGGTGGCGCAACTCATCCTCGACCGTTTGCAGCAAGAGAACATTGCGCACAACACCAGCCCGCTCGGTCGGCTGAGTGTGAGCATCGGGATTGCTACCGCTAGCGGCACCCGGCTGGACAATTTACAGGGGTTGATCGAAGTGGCAGATCAGGCTCTGTACAACGCCAAGGCATTGGGACGTAATCAGTTTGTGAGGGGAGGGATGTAA
- a CDS encoding ATP-binding protein: MPKPTLHLMCGKIASGKSTLAKSLATRHSAILLSEDQWISQLYPGEVKTVQDYVRCAKRIRHVLGPLVIDLSGAGLDVVLDFPANTVADREWLRGLADAAGSPHCLHYLDVDDDTCRARLHARNERGGHDFAATDAEFDLITGYFQIPEEVEGLVIVRHCP, from the coding sequence ATGCCCAAACCAACTTTGCACCTGATGTGCGGCAAGATCGCCTCTGGCAAATCAACACTAGCAAAATCGCTGGCTACTCGGCATAGCGCGATTCTTTTGAGTGAGGATCAGTGGATCTCGCAGCTTTACCCAGGCGAAGTGAAAACGGTGCAGGACTACGTGCGCTGTGCAAAACGCATTCGCCATGTATTGGGGCCTTTGGTTATCGATTTGTCAGGTGCAGGGCTTGATGTGGTTTTGGACTTTCCGGCGAATACTGTGGCGGATCGCGAGTGGCTACGAGGTCTGGCGGACGCTGCTGGATCGCCGCATTGCCTGCATTATCTGGATGTTGATGACGACACTTGCCGAGCCAGATTGCATGCTCGCAATGAGCGGGGAGGGCATGACTTTGCGGCAACTGATGCGGAGTTTGATTTGATCACTGGCTACTTTCAGATTCCGGAAGAGGTGGAGGGATTGGTGATCGTTCGGCATTGTCCGTGA
- a CDS encoding glucose/quinate/shikimate family membrane-bound PQQ-dependent dehydrogenase: protein MKQSQRLSGISKFILVGLGVVIALLGLALAAGGVKLVSLGGSWYFLLGGLVMAVSGLLIARFKPAGAWLFAAFLVGTAIWAVSDAGLVFWPVFSRLFMFSAIGVVVALVYPLLKRANGGVPGRGAYALAAVLAIGVAVAAGNMFVAHPTVVATGTGPGLTPVEPDKAQKDWAHYGNTEGGSRFAALDQINRNNVDKLKVAWTYHTGDVALSDGNGAEDQLTPLQVGNKVFICTPHNNLIALDADTGKELWKNAINAQSKVWQRCRGMAYFDATAAVAKPSSSPVTPEAAPAPAANCQRRLLTNTIDARLIAVDADTGEFCQGFGNNGQVDLKAGLGDVPDSYYQLSSAPLMAGTTVVVGGRVADNVQTDMPGGVIRGFDVMTGAMRWAFDPGNPQDKKAPADGSTYVRSTPNSWAPMSYDAATNTVFLPMGSSSTDIYGVERSKLDHTYGASILALDANSGEEKWVFQTVHNDLWDFDLPMQPSLIDFTKDGKSVPALVIGTKAGQIYVLDRATGKPLTDVKEVPVKAANIPNEPYSPTQPKSVGMPQIGAQHLTESDMWGATPYDQLLCRIDFKGMRYDGLYTAPGTDKSLSFPGSLGGMNWGSISTDPVHGFIFVNDMRLGLWIQMIPSQNKAQAASGGEALNTGMGAVPLKGTPYAVNKNRFLSVAGIPCQAPPFGTLTAIDMKTQKVAWQVPVGTVEDTGPLGIRMHLPIKIGLPTLGGTLSTQGGLIFIAGTQDFYLRAFNSGNGEEVWKARLPVGSQGGPMTYVSPKTGKQYIVITAGGARQSTDRGDYVMAYALP, encoded by the coding sequence GTGAAGCAGAGTCAACGCCTCTCGGGCATATCAAAATTCATTCTGGTCGGGCTGGGCGTGGTCATCGCCCTGCTCGGTCTGGCACTCGCTGCTGGTGGCGTGAAATTGGTCAGCCTGGGAGGCTCGTGGTACTTCCTGTTGGGTGGCCTGGTGATGGCTGTTTCCGGCCTGCTGATCGCCCGCTTCAAACCGGCCGGCGCGTGGTTGTTTGCGGCGTTCCTGGTCGGAACAGCGATCTGGGCGGTGAGCGATGCCGGGCTGGTGTTCTGGCCGGTGTTCTCGCGTCTGTTCATGTTCAGCGCCATCGGCGTGGTCGTGGCGCTGGTGTATCCACTGCTCAAACGTGCCAACGGCGGTGTTCCAGGGCGCGGCGCTTATGCGCTGGCCGCTGTACTCGCCATCGGTGTGGCTGTCGCGGCCGGCAACATGTTCGTTGCGCACCCGACTGTCGTTGCCACTGGCACTGGCCCGGGCCTGACCCCGGTCGAGCCGGACAAGGCGCAGAAAGACTGGGCGCACTACGGTAATACCGAGGGCGGCAGCCGCTTCGCTGCGCTGGATCAGATCAACCGTAACAACGTCGACAAATTGAAAGTGGCGTGGACTTACCACACTGGTGATGTCGCCCTGAGCGATGGCAACGGTGCCGAAGACCAACTCACCCCGCTGCAGGTCGGCAACAAGGTGTTCATCTGCACCCCGCATAACAACCTGATCGCGCTGGATGCCGACACCGGCAAGGAACTCTGGAAAAACGCCATCAACGCCCAGTCGAAAGTCTGGCAGCGTTGCCGTGGCATGGCGTATTTCGACGCCACTGCCGCCGTCGCCAAACCGAGCAGCTCGCCAGTCACTCCCGAGGCGGCACCCGCCCCCGCTGCCAACTGCCAGCGCCGCTTGCTGACCAACACCATCGACGCCCGTCTGATCGCGGTCGATGCTGACACCGGCGAGTTCTGCCAGGGTTTTGGCAACAACGGTCAGGTCGATCTGAAGGCCGGTCTGGGTGATGTCCCGGACAGCTACTACCAATTGTCCTCCGCCCCGCTGATGGCCGGCACCACCGTGGTGGTTGGCGGTCGCGTCGCCGACAACGTGCAGACCGACATGCCGGGCGGCGTGATCCGTGGTTTCGACGTGATGACCGGCGCCATGCGTTGGGCTTTCGACCCGGGCAATCCGCAGGATAAAAAGGCACCGGCCGACGGCAGCACCTATGTGCGCAGCACGCCAAACAGCTGGGCGCCGATGTCCTACGACGCGGCGACCAACACCGTGTTCCTGCCGATGGGCAGTTCCTCCACCGACATCTACGGTGTCGAGCGCAGCAAACTCGATCACACCTACGGCGCTTCGATCCTCGCGCTGGACGCCAATAGCGGCGAAGAAAAGTGGGTGTTCCAGACCGTGCACAACGATCTGTGGGACTTTGACCTGCCGATGCAGCCAAGCCTGATCGACTTCACCAAGGACGGTAAATCCGTACCGGCGCTGGTGATCGGTACCAAGGCCGGGCAGATCTACGTGCTCGACCGTGCCACCGGCAAACCGCTGACCGACGTCAAAGAAGTGCCGGTCAAAGCGGCGAACATTCCGAACGAGCCTTACTCGCCAACCCAGCCAAAATCGGTGGGCATGCCGCAGATCGGTGCTCAGCACCTGACCGAATCGGACATGTGGGGCGCGACCCCTTACGATCAATTGCTCTGCCGCATCGACTTCAAAGGCATGCGCTACGACGGCTTGTACACCGCGCCGGGCACCGACAAATCTCTGAGCTTTCCGGGCTCGTTGGGCGGCATGAACTGGGGCAGTATCTCCACTGACCCGGTGCACGGTTTCATCTTCGTCAACGACATGCGTCTGGGCTTGTGGATTCAGATGATCCCGTCGCAGAACAAGGCGCAGGCGGCTTCCGGTGGCGAAGCGCTGAACACCGGCATGGGCGCTGTGCCGCTGAAAGGCACGCCGTATGCGGTGAACAAGAACCGCTTCCTGTCGGTCGCCGGCATTCCTTGCCAGGCACCGCCGTTCGGCACTCTGACCGCCATCGACATGAAAACCCAGAAAGTCGCCTGGCAGGTTCCGGTTGGCACCGTCGAAGACACCGGTCCGCTGGGCATCCGCATGCACTTGCCAATCAAGATCGGCCTGCCGACCCTCGGCGGCACCCTGTCGACCCAAGGTGGCTTGATTTTCATCGCCGGTACTCAGGACTTCTACCTGCGCGCCTTCAACAGCGGCAACGGTGAAGAAGTCTGGAAAGCCCGCCTGCCAGTGGGCAGCCAGGGCGGCCCGATGACCTACGTTTCGCCGAAAACCGGCAAACAATACATCGTCATCACCGCCGGTGGCGCGCGTCAGTCGACCGATCGCGGCGACTACGTGATGGCTTACGCCTTGCCGTAA